The Strongyloides ratti genome assembly S_ratti_ED321, scaffold srae_scaffold0000002 genome has a window encoding:
- a CDS encoding CoA-transferase family III and CoA-transferase family III domain-containing protein, translated as MVTATIQKTSRRYSTKTENIYKTIGTRTRDLSFTAPLNLLNVVLLNQAPVSNFTAHFFKTFGATIHKYCEDTNSSNIFKNYEKDYKTLNINRDNAKNEIIHITRQADLLIDNLADNRLNNLNVNYDELMKINSRLIIAKTTSYPTLSNKSCEQPSELSIAFSSESISSVLLNSEETNLQSPYIINYAKSVVTSAEMFIISQILMALYETNISGNRQVLNLSIQNSIENVSLISHKSESKIQQMYNRIYRTKDNGYVVVGICDENDINEFLNDLHLDITNNGALKGIDEDDIARIIETKTSEEWRLKFKFCGYINVLKSGL; from the exons atggtaacAGCAACTATT CAAAAAACATCTAGAAGATATTCTACAAAAAcagaaaatatttacaaaacaATAGGAACAAGAACGAGAGATTTATCTTTTACAGCtccattaaatttattaaacgTTGTCTTACTTAATCAAGCTCCAGTGTCAAATTTTACCgctcatttttttaaaacatttggAGCAACAATACATAAATATTGTGAAGATACTAATTCttctaatatatttaaaaactatgAGAAGGATTACAAgacattaaatattaatagagATAATgcaaaaaatgaaataatccATATCACTAGACAGGCTGATTTATTAATTGACAATTTAGCAGATAATCGcttaaataatttgaatGTTAATTATGATGAactaatgaaaataaattcaaGACTTATTATAGCAAAAACTACATCTTATCCAACTTTAAGCAATAAATCATGCGAACAACCTTCAGAACTTTCTATTGCTTTTTCTTCAGAATCAATATCCTCTGTTTTATTAAACTCAGAGGAAACTAATTTACAATCaccatatattattaattatgcCAAATCTGTCGTTACTTCAGCAGAAATGTTCATTATATCACAAATATTAATGGCTTTGTATGAAACAAATATTTCTGGAAATAGACAAGTATTAAACTTATCAATACAAAATTCAATTGAAAATGTTTCTTTAATATCACATAAGAGTGAATCAAAGATACAACAAATGTATAATAGAATATATAGAACAAAAGATAACGGATACGTTGTTGTAGGTATTTGTgatgaaaatgatattaatgaatttttaaatgatttacaTCTTGACATAACAAACAATGGTGCCTTAAAAGGCATTGATGAAGATGATATTGCTAGAATCATTGAAACAAAAACTTCAGAAGAATGgagattaaaatttaaattttgtggttatataaatgttttaaaatccGGATTGTAA
- a CDS encoding GH24511p, which produces MTANWTEVDLVSSSSPPPAKKSKIVVANGVELTTTVSIPKNSVEDTGSSKSRKMQHEPMDTSDNIPMENANSHNDVVDTNLYSRQIYALGENAMLYLRKASILVSGIGSVGVEIAKNLILGGVRHVTIHDTKEATWNDLSGQYYLKDSDIGKNRASASLEHLAELNDSVTVKLITGDLSEESISPFDLVIITDTSFEKQIMINKWCRNKKIRFISVDCRGLFSYIFNDFGDDFVIDDVNGEHPKEFLIEHIGKDGDVTTLEGARHGLEDGDYVTFDEVNGMTQLNGIKPLKVVVKKPNVFNIGSENVSQLPDYVDGGRCKQVKVKVNIKFKTLEKSLVDPDFLYWDFAKLDAPAHQLPLWEALYNFEKVHGRSPKPRNSNDADELKKLLKNSTEIPSHIIDEFSFQATGNLAPVASVVGGIAAQEAMKAVTHHTTPLNQFLFIDHIEALPGDYSTFDNSKLSEDDCAPKGCRYDGQAAIFGWKFQEELLKQKWFIVGAGAIGCELLKNVAMMGVGCSKDGKVIVTDMDQIEISNLSRQFLFRKKDVGQKKSESAANAVLGFNNQINISALSLKVGADTESVFHDEFFSNLNGVLNALDNVEARRYMDRRCVFYRLPLLESGTLGTKGNTQVVYPYLTESYSSSSDPPEKEIPICTLKNFPYEIQHTIQWARDLFEGLFTNPAESANQFLSEKDQFIKRTAQMNTGQKIELLTTVKKALVDNRPKTIDDCVKWSRLLFQEYFHNSIVQLLHNFPPNHLTNEGIKFWSGTKRCPQPLDFDINSQEHYNFVYAGALLQAQQYDIPFNISDKEFRKILSAIVVPKYEPKSGVKIALTEAEAKMSTEHNDTDDVVSHLEDELTNLTLSGNKLLCPIDFEKDDDTNHHMEFITAASNLRAENYSIKPADRLKTKQVAGRIIPAIATTTAAVAGLVMIEMFKMVDAGGKLPQIPMSRFKNGFINLALPFFGFSEPIKAPVKKFGNKEFTLWDSLDVKGPLTLQQLIDWFEKETDLELSMLSSGVSLVYSFFMNAQKRKERTSMEVSKAVEDVSKIPTPTYTKYVVLEPMANSRETEEDVEVPYIKYEI; this is translated from the exons atgactGCGAATTGGACAGAGGTTGACTTAGTATCATCAAGTAGTCCACCACCAGCCAAGAAATCGAAAATTGTTGTAGCGAATGGCGTTGAG CTTACAACTACCGTTTCTATACCAAAAAATTCTGTTGAAGATACAGGTTCATCAAAAAGTCGGAAGATGCAACACGAACCTATGGACACTTCTGATAATATCCCAATGGAAAATGCAAATAGTCACAATGATGTTGTTGATACTAATTTGTATTCTCGGCAAATTTATGCTTTAGGAGAGAATGCAATGCTTTATCTCAGAAAAGCTTCTATTCTTGTATCTGGAATAGGTAGTGTTGGTGTAGAAATAGCCAAAAATCTTATTCTTGGAGGAGTACGACATGTAACTATTCATGATACAAAAGAAGCAACATGGAATGATTTATCAGgacaatattatttgaaagaTTCTGATATAGGAAAAAACAGAGCTTCTGCTTCACTAGAACATTTAGCTGAATTAAATGACAGTGTAACTGTGAAACTTATTACAGGTGACTTAAGTGAAGAAAGTATTTCTCCATTTGATCTTGTTATTATTACTGATACCTCATttgaaaaacaaattatgaTAAACAAATGGTGTagaaataagaaaattagATTTATAAGTGTAGATTGTAGAGGACTTTTctcttatatttttaacgaTTTTGGGGATGATTTTGTTATCGATGATGTTAATGGTGAACATCCAAAAGAATTCCTTATCGAACATATTGGTAAGGATGGTGATGTTACAACATTAGAAGGTGCACGCCATGGTTTAGAAGATGGTGATTATGTTACATTTGATGAGGTTAATGGAATGACCCAATTAAATGGAATTAAGCCTCTTAAAGTTGTCGTCAAAAAACCAAATGTTTTTAACATTGGTAGTGAGAATGTTAGTCAGTTACCTGATTATGTTGATGGTGGTCGTTGTAAACAAGTTAAGGTTaaagttaatataaaattcaaaACACTAGAAAAATCTTTAGTCGATCCAGATTTTTTGTATTGGGATTTTGCTAAATTGGATGCACCTGCACACCAACTACCACTTTGGGAAGCATTATACAATTTTGAAAAAGTTCATGGAAGATCACCAAAACCAAGGAATAGCAATGATGCTGATGAGTTAAAGAAACTTCTCAAAAATAGCACTGAAATTCCTAGTCATATTATAGATGAATTTTCTTTCCAAGCAACAGGAAACTTGGCACCTGTAGCATCAGTTGTAGGAGGTATCGCTGCTCAAGAAGCTATGAAAGCCGTGACTCATCATACTACTCctttaaatcaatttttatttattgacCACATTGAAGCCTTACCCGGTGATTATTCAACTTTTGATAATTCTAAATTGTCAGAAGATGATTGTGCTCCAAAAGGTTGTAGATACGATGGCCAAGCTGCTATATTTGGGTGGAAATTCCAGGAAGAATTACTTAAACAAAAGTGGTTTATTGTTGGAGCAGGAGCCATTGGAtgtgaattattaaaaaatgttgctATGATGGGTGTTGGATGTAGTAAGGATGGTAAAGTAATAGTAACAGATATGGATCAAATTGAAATTTCAAATCTGTCACGTCAATTTTTGTTCCGCAAAAAAGATGTTGGTCAAAAAAAGTCTGAAAGCGCAGCTAATGCTGTCTTAGGttttaataatcaaattAACATTTCAGCATTGTCACTTAAAGTTGGTGCAGACACTGAATCTGTTTTTCATGATGAATTCTTTTCAAATCTTAATGGTGTTCTCAATGCTCTTGATAATGTAGAAGCTCGTAGATACATGGATCGTAGATGTGTCTTTTATCGTCTTCCACTTTTAGAAAGTGGAACTTTGGGCACAAAAGGCAATACTCAAGTTGTTTATCCATATCTTACTGAATCATATAGTTCTTCTTCTGATCCTCCAGAGAAGGAAATACCTATTtgtacattaaaaaatttcccATATGAAATTCAACATACAATTCAATGGGCAAGAGATTTGTTTGAAGGTCTTTTTACTAATCCAGCTGAATCTGCTAACCAATTTTTATCGGAAAAAGATcaatttatcaaaagaaCTGCTCAAATGAATACTGGACAAAAGATTGAACTTTTAACTACTGTTAAAAAAGCATTAGTTGATAATAGGCCTAAAACAATTGACGATTGCGTTAAATGGTCACGATTATTGTTCCAGGAATATTTCCACAATTCTATTGTTCAATTACTTCACAATTTCCCTCCTAATCATTTAACAAATGAGGGAATCAAATTCTGGTCAGGAACTAAAAGGTGTCCACAACCATTAGATTTTGATATTAATTCACAGGAACATTACAATTTTGTATATGCTGGTGCTCTTCTTCAAGCACAACAGTATGACATTCCATTTAATATATCTGATAAAGAGTTTCGTAAAATTTTGTCTGCAATTGTTGTTCCAAAATACGAACCTAAGTCAGGAGTGAAGATAGCTTTGACAGAAGCTGAAGCTAAAATGAGTACTGAACACAATGATACTGATGATGTAGTTTCTCATTTAGAAGATGAATTAACTAATTTAACTCTTTCTGGTAATAAATTACTTTGTCCAATTGACTTTGAAAAAGATGATGACACAAATCATCATATGGAATTTATTACGGCTGCATCAAATCTTCGGGCTGAAAATTATTCTATCAAGCCTGCTGATCGCTTAAAGACAAAACAAGTTGCAGGTCGTATCATACCGGCTATTGCTACAACTACAGCTGCTGTTGCAGGATTGGTAATGATTGAAATGTTTAAAATGGTTGATGCCGGTGGAAAACTTCCACAAATTCCAATGAGCCGATTTAAGAATGGTTTTATAAACTTGGCTCTTCCATTCTTTGGCTTTAGTGAACCTATTAAAGCACCAGTAAAGAAATTTGGAAATAAAGAATTTACCCTTTGGGATTCTTTAGACGTAAAAGGACCTTTAACACTTCAACAATTAATTGACTGGTTTGAAAAAGAAACTGATTTGGAATTATCAATGTTATCTTCTGGTGTATCATTAGTTTACTCATTTTTCATGAATGctcaaaaaagaaaagaaagaaCTTCAATGGAAGTATCTAAAGCTGTTGAAGATGTTTCTAAAATTCCTACTCCTACTTATACAAAATATGTTGTATTAGAACCAATGGCTAATTCTAGGGAAACTGAAGAAGATGTTGAAGTTCCATATATTAAATAcgaaatttaa